In Diabrotica undecimpunctata isolate CICGRU chromosome 4, icDiaUnde3, whole genome shotgun sequence, a single genomic region encodes these proteins:
- the LOC140439540 gene encoding polyadenylate-binding protein 1-like has product MNPAAPNYPMASLYVGDLHSDITEAMLFEKFSTAGPVLSIRVCRDLITRRSLGYAYVNFQQPADAERALDTMNFDLIKGRPIRIMWSQRDPSLRKSGVGNVFIKNLDRSIDNKAMYDTFSAFGNILSCKVAQDENSSSKGYGFVHFETEEAANKSIEKVNGMLLNGKKVYVGRFIPHKEREKELGEKAKLFTNVYVKNFGEDFSEEQLKVMFEKYGKITSYKIMSKEDGKSKGFGFVAFESSEAAETAVEALNGKELVEGKPLYVGRAQKRAERQQELKRRFEALKMERLNRYQGVNLYVKNLDDTIDDERLRKEFTPFGTITSAKVMLEEGRSKGFGFVCFSSPEEATKAVTEMNGRIVGSKPLYVALAQRKEDRKAHLTSQYMQRMANMRMHQMGQFIQPGASSGYFVPTIPAAQRFYGPAQMTQIRASTRWAAQTTVRQGAQGGTTVYPGMQNTYRAATRPPNQSTTMRSNMSVPRQITGQQPQNTIVPAAVNRTANFKYTSNMRNPPQPLGGLQGAAAPVQQAVHIQGQEPLTATMLAAAPPQEQKQMLGERLFPLIQRMYPDMAGKITGMLLEIDNTELLHMLEQQESLKNKVEEAVAVLQAHQAKQAATTQIKKE; this is encoded by the coding sequence ATGAATCCGGCTGCCCCAAATTATCCTATGGCGTCCTTATACGTCGGCGATTTACATTCTGATATTACTGAGGCCATGCTTTTTGAGAAATTTTCAACTGCGGGTCCTGTTCTTTCGATTCGCGTGTGTAGAGATTTGATTACACGTCGATCATTGGGTTATGCATATGTGAACTTCCAACAACCTGCAGATGCTGAGCGTGCTTTGGATACCATGAATTTTGACTTGATAAAAGGTAGGCCTATCCGCATCATGTGGTCTCAACGTGATCCATCATTGAGAAAATCTGGCGTTGGAAATGTTTTTATCAAGAATTTAGATCGTTCCATTGACAACAAAGCCATGTACGATACTTTTTCTGCTTTTGGTAACATTCTTAGTTGCAAGGTAGCCCAAGATGAAAACAGTTCCAGTAAAGGCTATGGGTTTGTTCATTTTGAAACTGAAGAAGCTGCAAATAAGTCTATTGAAAAGGTAAATGGTATGTTGTTGAATGGAAAAAAAGTATATGTAGGCCGCTTTATTCCACACAAAGAAAGAGAAAAGGAACTGGGAGAAAAAGCCAAGCTCTTCACAAATGTTTATGTTAAAAATTTTGGTGAAGATTTTTCTGAGGAACAGTTGAAAGTTATGTTCGAAAAGTATGGTAAAATTACCAGCTACAAGATCATGAGTAAAGAAGATGGTAAATCAAAAGGATTTGGTTTTGTAGCCTTTGAAAGTTCAGAGGCAGCAGAAACGGCAGTTGAAGCTTTAAATGGAAAAGAGTTGGTAGAAGGAAAACCTTTGTATGTAGGAAGAGCTCAAAAGAGAGCTGAGCGTCAGCAAGAACTAAAACGTCGCTTTGAAGCCTTAAAAATGGAAAGACTTAATCGCTATCAGGGCGTAAATCTGTATGTTAAAAATCTAGATGATACAATAGATGATGAACGTCTTCGTAAAGAGTTTACTCCTTTTGGAACCATAACATCTGCCAAAGTGATGCTGGAAGAAGGTAGAAGCAAGGGTTTTGGTTTTGTATGCTTTTCCTCCCCAGAAGAAGCTACAAAGGCGGTAACAGAAATGAATGGCAGAATTGTTGGTTCTAAGCCTTTATATGTTGCCTTAGCTCAGCGTAAAGAAGATCGTAAAGCACATTTAACTTCACAGTACATGCAGCGTATGGCAAATATGAGAATGCACCAGATGGGTCAGTTCATCCAACCCGGTGCATCTAGTGGTTATTTTGTTCCTACAATCCCTGCAGCACAAAGATTCTATGGACCAGCACAGATGACTCAAATTCGTGCTAGTACTAGATGGGCTGCCCAAACAACTGTAAGACAGGGTGCTCAAGGAGGAACTACTGTTTACCCTGGTATGCAAAACACTTACAGAGCTGCTACTCGCCCACCAAATCAGTCAACAACTATGCGTAGCAACATGAGTGTGCCTAGACAAATTACTGGACAACAACCACAAAATACCATTGTACCTGCTGCTGTTAACAGAACAGCCAACTTCAAGTACACTTCAAACATGAGAAATCCACCACAACCTCTGGGAGGTTTACAAGGTGCTGCTGCTCCTGTACAGCAGGCTGTACACATCCAAGGTCAAGAACCATTAACAGCAACTATGTTGGCTGCTGCTCCACCACAGGAGCAAAAACAGATGTTAGGTGAAAGATTGTTTCCACTTATCCAACGCATGTATCCAGACATGGCAGGTAAAATCACTGGTATGTTATTGGAAATTGACAACACTGAGCTGCTACACATGCTGGAACAACAGGAGTCCCTTAAGAACAAAGTGGAAGAAGCAGTTGCTGTTTTACAAGCTCATCAAGCCAAGCAAGCTGCTACTACTCAGATCAAAAAAGAGTAG